From the genome of Deinococcus ruber:
GCCTGGGATGTGCCGGAGGAGACCGTCGCCTTGATGCACCTGGGAGCGGATCAGGTGTTGGTGAAGCCGGTAGTGGTCGCGGAAGTGGTGGCGCGGATCGGGGCGCGGCTGCGACGGCATGAGCGGCACGTTCGGCTGTTGTCGTATGGGTTGGTGGTGTGGCCACAGCGGCATCTGGTGACGTTTCAAGGGCAGGCGCTGCCCCTGACGAAGACGGAACGGGAGTTATTAATGGTGCTGCTACGGCGGGTGGACCAACCGCTGTCGCGCTCAGAAATCGCGCAGGAACTGTGGCCCGATGATGACGCGGTACGGCAGAGTAACGTGATTGACGCGCATATGACGACCCTGCGGGCCAAACTGCGGAAGGTTCAATTGCCGGAGTTCATTGAAACGGTGCGGCGGGTGGGGTATGTGATTCGGCACGCGTCGATGGAGGCGCTGCTCGAGCCGCCAGTGATCGCCCCAGACGCTGTGGAGTGAGCTAATGTCCAAGTGCGCGATCAGCAGGGTGGGGCGTCGTCCCGCTCCATGTGCTTGAGCGGCAGGGTCTGGCTGGGCGGGTAGACTGGTGGTATGTCCTGCTTCCAGATGCTTCACGTGACGCTTCCCCTTCGTGCTCGTGCGACAGGCGCGCTGAGCGCATTTGTGCCAGAGATGGTGCAGGAGCCTAGGGGTGATTGTCCTGCCTGCTGAAGCTCGCAGTGTCCGCTCATCTGCTGGTATGGAAGCAACTGCGGTCGGCGTGCAGACGCACCAGGAGCAACCGAAGCCATGACGGCGTTCGAGCAGGCGTCGCTGAGTCATCCTGCGAATCTGCAGGCCTTCGAGACGTGTATCACGGCGGCGTTGCAGATCCTGGCCGCGGTGAAGTATGCGCCGATGTTCAGTGAGGCCCGTCCATCTCCGGACCTGTTGTTGGAGTACGTGGTGGAGATGGAGCGGCAGGCACGGGAGATCGCGCTGCTGGATGGGAATGCCGGGGTGGACATCCAGGCGTTGGGGCAGGACTGGTATGCGCGGCTGCGGGGGTCTGGGTTGTCAGCGCTGGCGGCGGGGTTCGAGGGCGTGCATGCGGCAGCGTATTTGGGTCTCGCGGGTGGGACGACCAGCGCGATGATGCTGGCGGCAACGGCCTGTGCGGTCCGAGGCGTGGCTGAAGAGCATGGCCGCCTGCTCAATTAAGTCCCCTCTCAACGCCTGTCCACGTTGACATCGGATTGGCGTGGTGCTGGTGGAGGCTCAGACGTCTTGAAACAGAGCCGGTTGCGCTGGAAGCTGATCGGCGTCTTGCAGGGCGCTGACGGTGATGCCCAGCAGGCGGACCGCCCGACCCTGCAGGAGTGCTGGCGTGAGGAGCAGGACGGCCACCCGGTGGAGCGCTTCAGGTGTGCTGAGCGCGACGGGTAGGGTGGTCTGTCGGGTGAGTTGCTGGAAGTTGGCGAAGTTGATCTTGAGGGTGATGGTGCGGCCGGCGAAGTGATGGTGCGCGAGTCGCGCGGCGGTGCGGCCCGCGATGTCGGCAAGCGTGTGCTGCAGCAGCTGGAGGTCGCGGATGTCTGATTCGAAGGTGTCCTCACTGCCCACACTCTTGCGATCATCACTGGGATCGACAGGGCGCTCGTCAATGCCCCGAACGATGTTGTAGTAGTGCTGGCCGACCTTGCCGAAGCGCTGCTGGAGTTCCTGCAACGAAAAACGTCGCAGATCCTGTCCAGTGTGGACGTCCAGGGCGTTGAGGCGTTCGGCTGTTTTCGGGCCGATGCCGTAGAAGGCTTCGATGGGCAACGCCGCAGTGACCGCATCGGCGTCCGCTGGGAGAATGACGGTGAGGCCGTCCGGTTTGTGCTGGCCGCTCGCTAACTTGCTGAGTGATTTGCAATAGGACACGCCGACAGAGGCCGTCAGTCCACCGGTGCTGGCGGTGATGTCGCGTTTGATCTGCCGTGCGAGGAGGGTCGCACTGGCCGGGCCTTAGAGGGGGTTGGTCAGGTACAGGAAGGCTTCGTCGACCGACATCATCTCGACCAGATCGGTGTAGGTGTGGAAGACCTGCTGAATCTGCTGACTGACCTCGCGGTACACCACCATGCGGGGTTCGACCACGATCAGCCCAGGGCACCGCTGGAGCGCCATCCGGAGTGGCAACGCGCTATGGACGCCGAACGCGCGAGCTTCGTAGCTGGCGGTGGTGACGACACTCCTGGGGCCGTGGTAGGCGACCGCGACGGGTTTGCCTCGGAGGCTGGGGTGATCGCGGATCTCGACGCTGGCGAAGAAGGCATCCATGTCGACGTGGACGATCTTGCGGCCGGACATAGCACAGGCAGTGTAGCGAGGTCCGAGGGGAGAGAAAGGAGCGAGATTCCGCAGAGCGATGCTCAGCGCTGAGAGACAGCGTCCAGATCGCGGTATCGGCAAGATCGTTGTGGTGCTGGCGTCGTTATGGCCCTTCGCGCCCGCAGCTCATGGTGTGTTGATACTTCGTCTGAAAGGTGATCTCAATGTACGGCTTGGTGGCGTTGTCGGTGCGGTAGACAC
Proteins encoded in this window:
- a CDS encoding Y-family DNA polymerase, producing the protein MSGRKIVHVDMDAFFASVEIRDHPSLRGKPVAVAYHGPRSVVTTASYEARAFGVHSALPLRMALQRCPGLIVVEPRMVVYREVSQQIQQVFHTYTDLVEMMSVDEAFLYLTNPL
- a CDS encoding DinB/UmuC family translesion DNA polymerase, with product MSYCKSLSKLASGQHKPDGLTVILPADADAVTAALPIEAFYGIGPKTAERLNALDVHTGQDLRRFSLQELQQRFGKVGQHYYNIVRGIDERPVDPSDDRKSVGSEDTFESDIRDLQLLQHTLADIAGRTAARLAHHHFAGRTITLKINFANFQQLTRQTTLPVALSTPEALHRVAVLLLTPALLQGRAVRLLGITVSALQDADQLPAQPALFQDV
- a CDS encoding response regulator transcription factor — translated: MSDQSFAGRLQSALTDAGYLVQLATSLMAGLIEARETPPSLVVVEDVLPDGRGRDVVRRLRVNGDVPIFMLTAWDVPEETVALMHLGADQVLVKPVVVAEVVARIGARLRRHERHVRLLSYGLVVWPQRHLVTFQGQALPLTKTERELLMVLLRRVDQPLSRSEIAQELWPDDDAVRQSNVIDAHMTTLRAKLRKVQLPEFIETVRRVGYVIRHASMEALLEPPVIAPDAVE